A window from Electrophorus electricus isolate fEleEle1 chromosome 7, fEleEle1.pri, whole genome shotgun sequence encodes these proteins:
- the LOC118241643 gene encoding LOW QUALITY PROTEIN: acyl-coenzyme A thioesterase 1-like (The sequence of the model RefSeq protein was modified relative to this genomic sequence to represent the inferred CDS: inserted 1 base in 1 codon), which produces MKFSRNVGCLKRANHYHVKPNESCKLSSFTPSLQCGRLLSTVVRACPLLSIKPMRGLVDEKLQIVVRNLRPKQDVTLHSVHQSEDKDFWEXHYVSDDNGTVTVAKDASLSGTYVGVEAMGLMWSLRPVPGSRAGLRLRKKDVLSPLVFHISVHDGHVSQGFTQLTPLESLVIERWYMAPGVQRLDIRERGVQGTLFIPPGPGPFPGVLDMWGGGGGLVEYRAALLVSHGFASMALEYLTPGELKKLKADVNYFETAYQILQNHGMVQRDRLALCGLSFGGAVALSMAAYSKIIKPQCCVCISGSHIPLIKKSLDETFEDVMKYRSKIRIENNQVIWRDVALPITTDPTLKVDVGQITCPVLLVVAGDDQNWPTVESAEDIQQIMEKAGNHHLLQVHIYPGAGHLIEPPYSPHHRATNFRVQGKGKALMLWGGQAKPHADAQEDSWGKILTFLQEHLYHATS; this is translated from the exons ATGAAGTTCAGCAGGAATG TTGGGTGTCTCAAACGTGCTAACCACTATCACGTCAAACCAAACGAAAGTTGTAAACTGTCCAGCTTCACCCCCAGTCTACAATGCGGAAG GTTGTTGAGCACCGTGGTCCGAGCATGTCCACTGCTTTCGATTAAGCCGATGCGGGGACTTGTGGACGAGAAGCTTCAGATCGTCGTGAGGAATTTAAGACCAAAACAAGACGTGACACTTCACTCTGTACATCAGTCAGAAGATAAGGATTTTTGGG GACATTATGTCAGCGATGACAATGGCACCGTGACCG tgGCAAAGGACGCCAGTCTGAGCGGCACCTATGTAGGTGTGGAGGCCATGGGACTGATGTGGAGTCTTCGGCCAGTGCCAGGGAGTCGAGCAGGACTGAG ATTACGAAAGAAAGATGTCCTGTCACCACTGGTATTCCACATTTCTGTGCATGATGGACATGTTTCTCAGGGTTTTACTCAGCTCACGCCATTAGAGAGCCTTGTTATAGAGCGATGGTACATGGCTCCAGGTGTACAAAGACTCGatatcagagagagaggtgttcaAGGAACTTTGTTCATACCTCCAg gCCCTGGCCCATTCCCTGGTGTGCTGGAtatgtggggagggggtggtggacTGGTGGAGTATCGAGCCGCCCTCCTGGTTTCACATGGCTTTGCTTCGATGGCGCTGGAGTATCTGACTCCTggtgaattaaaaaaactaaaggCTGATGTCAATTACTTTGAG ACAGCATATCAGATCCTGCAGAATCATGGCATGGTGCAGAGGGACAGATTGGCTCTGTGTGGTCTCTCGTTTGGTGGTGCTGTCGCCCTCTCTATGGCTGCCTACTCAAAAATCATTAAG ccccagtgttgtgtgtgcatcagtggcAGTCATATTCCGCTCATCAAAAAGTCTTTGGATGAAACCTTTGAGGACGTAATGAA ATATAGAAGTAAAATTCGGATAGAGAACAATCAGGTCATCTGGAGAGATGTTGCCCTGCCCATCACAACAGATCCCACCTTGAAAGTGGAT GTTGGACAGATAACATGTCCAGTGCTGTTAGTGGTCGCTGGTGATGATCAGAACTGGCCCACTGTGGAGTCTGCTGAAGAT ATACAACAGATAATGGAAAAGGCTGGAAATCATCACCTGCTCCAAGTCCACATCTACCCTGGTGCAGGTCACCTAATTGAGCCGCCATACTCGCCACACCACCGGGCCACAAACTTCAGAGTGCAAGGCAAAGGGAAAG CGCTCATGCTCTGGGGTGGACAGGCCAAACCACATGCAGATGCCCAAGAGGACTCATGGGGAAAAATTCTGACCTTTCTACAGGAACACCTGTATCACGCTACCTCATAG